From the Camelus dromedarius isolate mCamDro1 chromosome 36, mCamDro1.pat, whole genome shotgun sequence genome, one window contains:
- the CCAR2 gene encoding cell cycle and apoptosis regulator protein 2 isoform X1 translates to MSQFKRQRINPLPGGRNFSGAASTSLLGPPPGLLTPPVATDLSQNARHLQGGEKQRVFTGIVTSLHDYFGVVDEEVFFQLSVVKGRLPQLGEKVLVKAAYNPGQAVPWNAVKVQTLSNQPLLKSPAPPLLHVAALGQKQGILGAQPQLIFQPHRIPPLFPQKPLSLFQTSHTLHLSHLNRFPARGPHGRLDQGRSDDYDSKKRKQRAGGEPWGAKKPRHDLPPYRVHLTPYTVDSPTCDFLELQRRYRSLLVPSDFLAVHLSWLSAFPLSQPFSLHHPSRIQVSSEKEPAPDAGAEPIPADSDPAYSSKVLLLSSPGLEELYRCCMLFVDDMAEPRETPEHPLKQIKFLLGRKEEEAVLVGGEWSPSRDGLDPEGDPQVLVRTAVRCAQAQAGIDLSACTKWWRFAEFQYLQPGPPRRLQTVVVYLPDVWTIMPTLEEWEALCQQKAAEAAPPPQEVPVEAESTEQATDAPEPAADTPRQNAETPEATAQQEMDTDLPEAPPPPLEPAVVARPGCVNLSLHGIVEDRRPKERISFEVTVLAELFLELLQRDFGYRIYKTLLSLPEKVVAPSEPEKEEAAKEEEAVKEEAKESKDEVQSEGTAAASDAPLKEDGLLPKPPSSGGEEEEKARGEASEDLCEMALDPELLLLRDDGEEEFAGAKLEDSEVRSVTSNQSEVEFSSLQDMPKELDPSAVLPLDCLLAFVFFDANWCGYLHRRDLERILLTLGLRLSAEQAKQLVSRVVTQNICQYRSLQYSRPEGPDGGLPEEALFGNLDLLPPPGKSTKLAAAPVEHQGLVSHNGSLIDVGNLLQRAEQQDSGRLYLENKIHTLELKLEESHNRFSATEVTNKTLAAEMQELRTRLAEAEETARTVERQKNQLQRLLQEFRRRLTPLQLEVQRMVEKADSWVEKEEPAPSI, encoded by the exons ATGTCCCAGTTTAAGCGCCAGCGGATCAACCCACTTCCTGGGGGCCGCAACTTCTCAG GCGCAGCTTCAACATCTCTTCTGGGTCCTCCACCTGGGTTGCTTACTCCTCCTGTGGCCACAGACCTGTCCCAAAATGCCAGGCACCTTCAG GGTGGGGAGAAGCAGCGGGTCTTCACTGGCATTGTCACCAGCTTGCACGACTACTTTGGGGTGGTGGATGAAGAGGTCTTTTTTCAGCTAAG TGTGGTGAAGGGCCGGCTACCCCAGCTGGGTGAGAAGGTGCTGGTGAAGGCTGCATACAACCCGGGCCAGGCAGTGCCCTGGAATGCTGTCAAGGTGCAAACGCTCTCCAACCAG CCCCTGCTgaagtccccagcacctccccttCTACATGTGGCAGCCCTGGGCCAGAAGCAAGGGATTCTGGGAGCTCAGCCCCAGTTGATCTTCCAGCCTCACCGGATTCCCCCACTCTTTCCTCAGAAGC CTCTGAGTCTCTTCCAAACATCCCACACACTTCATCTGAGCCACCTGAACAGATTTCCTGCTCGGGGCCCTCATGGACGATTGGATCAGGGCCGAAG CGATGACTATGACTCCAAGAAACGCAAACAGCGGGCTGGTGGAGAGCCTTGGGGCGCTAAGAAGCCAAGGCATGACCTGCCTCCCTACCGAGTCCATCTCACTCCCTATACTGTGGACAG CCCCACCTGTGACTTCTTAGAACTCCAGCGCCGTTACCGCAGCCTCCTGGTTCCCTCAGATTTTCTGGCCGTGCATCTGAGCTGGCTGTCGGCCTTCCCTCTGAGCCAGCCCTTTTCCCTCCATCATCCAAGCCGCATCCAGGTGTCTTCTGAGAAGGAGCCAGCTCCAGACGCTGGCGCTGAGCCCATCCCCGCAGACAGTGACCCCGCTTACAGTTCCAAG GTACTGCTGCTGTCTTCCCCGGGCCTGGAGGAACTGTATCGTTGTTGCATGCTCTTTGTGGATGACATGGCTGAGCCAAGGGAGACACCGGAACATCCTTTGAAGCAGATTAAG TTTTTGCTGGGCCGGAAAGAAGAGGAGGCGGTGCTGGTTGGAGGCGAGTGGTCTCCCTCCCGGGACGGCCTCGACCCCGAGGGCGACCCGCAGGTGCTAGTGCGCACCGCCGTCCGCTGCGCACAGGCCCAGGCCGGCATCGACTTGAGCGCCTGCACCAAGTG GTGGCGCTTTGCTGAATTCCAGTACCTGCAGCCGGGACCCCCGCGGCGACTCCAGACTGTGGTGGTGTACCTGCCGGACGTCTGGACCATCATGCCTACCCTGGAAGAGTGGGAGGCCCTGTGCCAGCAGAAAGCTGCAGAGgcagctcccccaccccaagagGTGCCCGTG GAAGCAGAGTCCACCGAGCAGGCCACTGACGCACCGGAGCCAGCGGCAGACACCCCCAGACAGAATGCAGAGACCCCAGAGGCCACTGCACAGCAGGAGATGGACACGGATCTCCCAGAGGCCCCGCCACCCCCCCTGGAGCCTGCTGTTGTGGCACGGCCTGGCTGTGTGAACTTGTCCCTCCACGGTATTGTGGAGGACCGGAGGCCCAAAGAAAGGATCTCTTTTGAG GTGACGGTGTTGGCTGAGCTGTTTCTGGAGCTGCTGCAGAGGGATTTTGGCTACAGGATTTATAAGACACTGCTGAGCCTTCCTGAAAAGGTCGTGGCCCCCTCTGAACCTGAGAAGGAGGAGGCGGCCAAGGAGGAAGAAGCTGTCAAGGAAGAGGCCAAGGAGTCCAAGGATGAGGTACAGAGTGAGGGCACAGCTGCCGCGTCAGACGCCCCGCTG AAGGAAGATGGCCTTCTGCCCAAACCCCCCTCCtctgggggagaagaggaggagaaagcccGGGGTGAGGCGTCCGAGGACCTCTGTGAGATGGCCCTCGACCCAGAACTGCTGCTTCTGCGGGATGACGGGGAGGAGGAGTTTG CAGGAGCCAAGCTGGAGGATTCTGAAGTCCGGTCggtcacctcaaaccagtcagaagtGGAGTTCTCTTCCCTTCAGGACATG CCCAAGGAGCTGGACCCCTCTGCCGTGCTGCCTCTGGACTGCCTTCTTGCTTTTGTCTTCTTTGATGCCAACTGGTGTGGCTACTTGCACCGGCGAGACTTGGAGAGGATCCTGCTTACCCTTGGGCTGCGGCTCAGTGCGGAGCAG GCCAAGCAGCTGGTCAGCAGGGTGGTGACCCAGAACATCTGCCAGTACCGGAGCCTGCAGTACAGCCGCCCGGAGGGCCCGGACGGAGGGCTCCCCGAGGAGGCGCTCTTCG GAAACCTGGACCTGCTACCTCCTCCCGGGAAGAGCACAAAGCTGGCTGCTGCCCCCGTGGAGCACCAGGGCCTGGTGTCCCACAACGGCAGCCTCATCGACGTGGGGAACCTGCTGCAGCGCGCGGAGCAGCAGGACAGCGGGCGGCTCTACCTGGAGAACAAGATCCACACGCTGGAGCTGAAGCTGG AGGAGAGCCATAACCGTTTCTCAGCCACTGAAGTAACGAATAAGACACTGGCAGCAGAAATGCAGGAGCTGCGAACCCGGCTGGCAGAGGCCGAGGAGACGGCCCGGACAGTGGAGCGACAGAAGAACCAGCTTCAGCGGCTGCTGCAGGAGTTCCGAAGGCGCCTGACCCCCCTGCAGCTTGAGGTGCAGCGGATGGTTGAAAAG GCGGACAGCTGGGTAGAGAAGGAGGAGCCAGCACCTAGCATCTGA
- the BIN3 gene encoding bridging integrator 3, with protein MSWIPFKIGQPKKQIVPKTVERDFEREYGKLQQLEEQTKRLQKDMKKSTDADLAMSKSAVKISLDLLSNPLCEQDQDFLNMVTALDTAMKRMDAFNQEKVNQIQKTVIEPLKKFGSVFPSLNMAVKRREQALQDYRRLQAKVEKYEEKEKTGPVLAKLHQAREELRPVRDDFEAKNKQLLDEMPRFYNSRLDYFQPSFESLIRAQVVYYSEMHQIFGDLTQQLDQPGHPDEQRERENEARLSELRALSIVADD; from the exons GTGGAGAGAGACTTTGAGAGGGAGTATGGAAAACTCCAGCA GCTGGAGGAGCAGACCAAGAGGCTGCAGAAGGACATGAAGAAGAGCACAGACGCCGACCTGG CCATGTCCAAATCCGCTGTGAAGATATCCTTGGACTTGCTCTCCAATCCCCTCTGCGAGCAAGACCAGGACTTTCTGAACATGGTGACAGCCCTGGACACGGCCATGAAGCGGATGGACGCCTTCAACCAGGAAAAG GTGAACCAGATACAGAAGACCGTGATTGAACCCTTAAAAAA GTTTGGCAGTGTCTTCCCGAGCCTCAACATGGCGGTGAAGCGGCGGGAGCAGGCCCTGCAGGACTACAGGAGGCTGCAGGCCAAGGTGGAGAAGTACGAGGAGAAGGAGAAGACGGGGCCAGTGCTGGCCAAACTCCACCAG GCCCGTGAAGAGCTTCGGCCCGTGCGGGACGACTTCGAGGCCAAGAACAAGCAGCTCCTGGACGAGATGCCGCGGTTCTACAACAGCCGACTGGACTACTTCCAGCCCAGCTTCGAGTCCCTGATCCGAGCACAG gtCGTGTACTACTCAGAAATGCATCAGATCTTCGGGGACCTGACCCAGCAGCTTGACCAGCCTGGACACCCTGACGAGCAGCGGGAGCGGGAGAACGAGGCCAGGCTGAGTGAGCTCAGAGCCCTCTCAATCGTGGCCGATGATTGA
- the C36H8orf58 gene encoding uncharacterized protein C8orf58 homolog gives MLGRRRVFAVEPLGGRDVTGEDPARGCLVPGVTSTYRPIPDAAPGYLSDSWEGGGKLRGLERQVPLLKLASQDSGVEMAAGDSSPATSRGLSQDSLNFEPMGSPEALALGAVEDPTHKSRLLASRKLEQVLERSRQLPTSPASLSQHYRSLSPPSQPECEKPLFGAGGQEATEAESDLEAGLEEAEVVRPEAQACLPGQGLRYLEHLCLVLEQTARLQQLYLQLQTRRASGDPEEEESEESAVAPSSPSSHAPGSEVHEPWERLSQTEKTGAKTASPPKAGVPSPSPPRLSEAPAEQAHTFSSSQGHRVKVLLNRIRWRSPRPAEPAALPDSPAPRTASGGLRERPPCHPLRKTFMPSLAVKKQRTKNLSVH, from the exons ATGCTGGGCCGGCGGCGCGTCTTCGCCGTGGAGCCGCTCGGCGGCCGGG ATGTCACTGGCGAGGACCCGGCACGTGGCTGCCTAGTGCCTGGAGTCACCAGCACCTACAGACCGATCCCGGATGCTGCTCCAGGGTACTTGTCAGACTCCTGGGAGGGAGGTGGCAAGCTGAGAGGTCTTGAAAGGCAGGTGCCGCTTCTCAAACTGGCCTCCCAGGACTCAGGAGTGGAGATGGCAGCTGGGGACAGCTCCCCAGCCACCTCACGGGGGCTTTCTCAAGACTCTCTGAACTTTGAGCCCATGGGTAGCCCTGAGGCCCTGGCTCTTGGGGCTGTGGAGGATCCTACCCACAAAAGCCGGCTTCTGGCCAGCCGTAAGCTGGAGCAGGTGCTGGAGCGGTCCCGCCAGCTCCCGACTTCCCCTGCCAGCTTGTCACAACACTACCGCTCCCTGAGCCCGCCCAGCCAGCCTGAGTGTGAAAAGCCCCTTTTTGGAGCAGGGGGACAGGAGGCCACTGAGGCAGAGAGTGACCTAGAGGCAGGCCTGGAAGAAGCAGAGGTG GTGAGGCCTGAAGCCCAGGCCTGCCTCCCGGGGCAGGGTCTTCGCTACCTGGAACACCTGTGCCTAGTGTTGGAGCAGACGGCGAGGCTCCAGCAGCTCTACCTGCAGCTGCAGACTCGGAGGGCCTCTGGG GATCCTGAAGAGGAGGAGTCAGAGGAGTCAGCTGTGGCCCCTTCATCTCCATCCTCTCATGCCCCAGGCAGTGAGGTCCATGAGCCGTGGGAGCGGCTCAGCCAGACTGAGAAGACAG GAGCAAAAACAGCTTCACCCCCAAAGGCAGgggtccccagccccagccctcccaggcTGTCAGAGGCCCCAGCAGAGCAAGCTCACACCTTCTCAtcctcccagggacacagg GTCAAGGTCCTTCTCAACCGGATCAGATGGAGGAGCCCTCGACCTGCTGAACCCGCTGCCCTTCCTGacagccctgcccccag GACTGCATCAGGGGGCCTCCGTGAAAGGCCTCCATGCCACCCCCTCCGGAAGACCTTTATGCCATCGTTAGCAGTTAAGaagcaaagaacaaaaaaccTTTCTGTGCACTGA
- the CCAR2 gene encoding cell cycle and apoptosis regulator protein 2 isoform X2, whose protein sequence is MSQFKRQRINPLPGGRNFSGAASTSLLGPPPGLLTPPVATDLSQNARHLQGGEKQRVFTGIVTSLHDYFGVVDEEVFFQLSVVKGRLPQLGEKVLVKAAYNPGQAVPWNAVKVQTLSNQPLLKSPAPPLLHVAALGQKQGILGAQPQLIFQPHRIPPLFPQKPLSLFQTSHTLHLSHLNRFPARGPHGRLDQGRSDDYDSKKRKQRAGGEPWGAKKPRHDLPPYRVHLTPYTVDSPTCDFLELQRRYRSLLVPSDFLAVHLSWLSAFPLSQPFSLHHPSRIQVSSEKEPAPDAGAEPIPADSDPAYSSKVLLLSSPGLEELYRCCMLFVDDMAEPRETPEHPLKQIKFLLGRKEEEAVLVGGEWSPSRDGLDPEGDPQVLVRTAVRCAQAQAGIDLSACTKWWRFAEFQYLQPGPPRRLQTVVVYLPDVWTIMPTLEEWEALCQQKAAEAAPPPQEVPVEAESTEQATDAPEPAADTPRQNAETPEATAQQEMDTDLPEAPPPPLEPAVVARPGCVNLSLHGIVEDRRPKERISFEVTVLAELFLELLQRDFGYRIYKTLLSLPEKVVAPSEPEKEEAAKEEEAVKEEAKESKDEVQSEGTAAASDAPLKEDGLLPKPPSSGGEEEEKARGEASEDLCEMALDPELLLLRDDGEEEFGAKLEDSEVRSVTSNQSEVEFSSLQDMPKELDPSAVLPLDCLLAFVFFDANWCGYLHRRDLERILLTLGLRLSAEQAKQLVSRVVTQNICQYRSLQYSRPEGPDGGLPEEALFGNLDLLPPPGKSTKLAAAPVEHQGLVSHNGSLIDVGNLLQRAEQQDSGRLYLENKIHTLELKLEESHNRFSATEVTNKTLAAEMQELRTRLAEAEETARTVERQKNQLQRLLQEFRRRLTPLQLEVQRMVEKADSWVEKEEPAPSI, encoded by the exons ATGTCCCAGTTTAAGCGCCAGCGGATCAACCCACTTCCTGGGGGCCGCAACTTCTCAG GCGCAGCTTCAACATCTCTTCTGGGTCCTCCACCTGGGTTGCTTACTCCTCCTGTGGCCACAGACCTGTCCCAAAATGCCAGGCACCTTCAG GGTGGGGAGAAGCAGCGGGTCTTCACTGGCATTGTCACCAGCTTGCACGACTACTTTGGGGTGGTGGATGAAGAGGTCTTTTTTCAGCTAAG TGTGGTGAAGGGCCGGCTACCCCAGCTGGGTGAGAAGGTGCTGGTGAAGGCTGCATACAACCCGGGCCAGGCAGTGCCCTGGAATGCTGTCAAGGTGCAAACGCTCTCCAACCAG CCCCTGCTgaagtccccagcacctccccttCTACATGTGGCAGCCCTGGGCCAGAAGCAAGGGATTCTGGGAGCTCAGCCCCAGTTGATCTTCCAGCCTCACCGGATTCCCCCACTCTTTCCTCAGAAGC CTCTGAGTCTCTTCCAAACATCCCACACACTTCATCTGAGCCACCTGAACAGATTTCCTGCTCGGGGCCCTCATGGACGATTGGATCAGGGCCGAAG CGATGACTATGACTCCAAGAAACGCAAACAGCGGGCTGGTGGAGAGCCTTGGGGCGCTAAGAAGCCAAGGCATGACCTGCCTCCCTACCGAGTCCATCTCACTCCCTATACTGTGGACAG CCCCACCTGTGACTTCTTAGAACTCCAGCGCCGTTACCGCAGCCTCCTGGTTCCCTCAGATTTTCTGGCCGTGCATCTGAGCTGGCTGTCGGCCTTCCCTCTGAGCCAGCCCTTTTCCCTCCATCATCCAAGCCGCATCCAGGTGTCTTCTGAGAAGGAGCCAGCTCCAGACGCTGGCGCTGAGCCCATCCCCGCAGACAGTGACCCCGCTTACAGTTCCAAG GTACTGCTGCTGTCTTCCCCGGGCCTGGAGGAACTGTATCGTTGTTGCATGCTCTTTGTGGATGACATGGCTGAGCCAAGGGAGACACCGGAACATCCTTTGAAGCAGATTAAG TTTTTGCTGGGCCGGAAAGAAGAGGAGGCGGTGCTGGTTGGAGGCGAGTGGTCTCCCTCCCGGGACGGCCTCGACCCCGAGGGCGACCCGCAGGTGCTAGTGCGCACCGCCGTCCGCTGCGCACAGGCCCAGGCCGGCATCGACTTGAGCGCCTGCACCAAGTG GTGGCGCTTTGCTGAATTCCAGTACCTGCAGCCGGGACCCCCGCGGCGACTCCAGACTGTGGTGGTGTACCTGCCGGACGTCTGGACCATCATGCCTACCCTGGAAGAGTGGGAGGCCCTGTGCCAGCAGAAAGCTGCAGAGgcagctcccccaccccaagagGTGCCCGTG GAAGCAGAGTCCACCGAGCAGGCCACTGACGCACCGGAGCCAGCGGCAGACACCCCCAGACAGAATGCAGAGACCCCAGAGGCCACTGCACAGCAGGAGATGGACACGGATCTCCCAGAGGCCCCGCCACCCCCCCTGGAGCCTGCTGTTGTGGCACGGCCTGGCTGTGTGAACTTGTCCCTCCACGGTATTGTGGAGGACCGGAGGCCCAAAGAAAGGATCTCTTTTGAG GTGACGGTGTTGGCTGAGCTGTTTCTGGAGCTGCTGCAGAGGGATTTTGGCTACAGGATTTATAAGACACTGCTGAGCCTTCCTGAAAAGGTCGTGGCCCCCTCTGAACCTGAGAAGGAGGAGGCGGCCAAGGAGGAAGAAGCTGTCAAGGAAGAGGCCAAGGAGTCCAAGGATGAGGTACAGAGTGAGGGCACAGCTGCCGCGTCAGACGCCCCGCTG AAGGAAGATGGCCTTCTGCCCAAACCCCCCTCCtctgggggagaagaggaggagaaagcccGGGGTGAGGCGTCCGAGGACCTCTGTGAGATGGCCCTCGACCCAGAACTGCTGCTTCTGCGGGATGACGGGGAGGAGGAGTTTG GAGCCAAGCTGGAGGATTCTGAAGTCCGGTCggtcacctcaaaccagtcagaagtGGAGTTCTCTTCCCTTCAGGACATG CCCAAGGAGCTGGACCCCTCTGCCGTGCTGCCTCTGGACTGCCTTCTTGCTTTTGTCTTCTTTGATGCCAACTGGTGTGGCTACTTGCACCGGCGAGACTTGGAGAGGATCCTGCTTACCCTTGGGCTGCGGCTCAGTGCGGAGCAG GCCAAGCAGCTGGTCAGCAGGGTGGTGACCCAGAACATCTGCCAGTACCGGAGCCTGCAGTACAGCCGCCCGGAGGGCCCGGACGGAGGGCTCCCCGAGGAGGCGCTCTTCG GAAACCTGGACCTGCTACCTCCTCCCGGGAAGAGCACAAAGCTGGCTGCTGCCCCCGTGGAGCACCAGGGCCTGGTGTCCCACAACGGCAGCCTCATCGACGTGGGGAACCTGCTGCAGCGCGCGGAGCAGCAGGACAGCGGGCGGCTCTACCTGGAGAACAAGATCCACACGCTGGAGCTGAAGCTGG AGGAGAGCCATAACCGTTTCTCAGCCACTGAAGTAACGAATAAGACACTGGCAGCAGAAATGCAGGAGCTGCGAACCCGGCTGGCAGAGGCCGAGGAGACGGCCCGGACAGTGGAGCGACAGAAGAACCAGCTTCAGCGGCTGCTGCAGGAGTTCCGAAGGCGCCTGACCCCCCTGCAGCTTGAGGTGCAGCGGATGGTTGAAAAG GCGGACAGCTGGGTAGAGAAGGAGGAGCCAGCACCTAGCATCTGA